In Temnothorax longispinosus isolate EJ_2023e chromosome 2, Tlon_JGU_v1, whole genome shotgun sequence, one DNA window encodes the following:
- the LOC139808245 gene encoding uncharacterized protein isoform X1 → MSIRPLWPDLRPRATDPLWFNADRPCDDESEVAALEAEHQAWRDHVRVQGYEHIPIGKTVSDFRGSEGEEEEEEEEEGEGEEEDESDTHEEEEEELDEIDMEVSYSHHPQRSSPTDTVTAPVSIRMVNASNLTRYS, encoded by the exons ATGTCGATCAGACCGTTGTGGCCCGACTTGCGGCCGCGGGCGACCGACCCGCTGTGGTTCAACGCCGATAGACCCTGTGACGACGAGAGCGAGGTCGCCGCTCTCGAAGCCGAGCACCAGGCCTGG CGGGATCATGTGCGGGTGCAGGGCTACGAGCACATTCCGATCGGCAAGACGGTGAGCGAC TTCAGAGGATCGGAgggggaggaagaggaagaggaggaggaggagggcgAGGGCGAAGAGGAGGACGAGTCGGATACCcacgaggaagaggaggaggagctCGACGAGATCGACATGGAAGTCAGTTATTCTCATCATCCGCAGAGGTCTAGTCCGACGGACACGGTGACCGCTCCCGTATCCATCCGGATGGTCAACGCATCGAATTTAACTCGTTATTCTTAA
- the LOC139808245 gene encoding uncharacterized protein isoform X2, which produces MSIRPLWPDLRPRATDPLWFNADRPCDDESEVAALEAEHQAWRDHVRVQGYEHIPIGKTFRGSEGEEEEEEEEEGEGEEEDESDTHEEEEEELDEIDMEVSYSHHPQRSSPTDTVTAPVSIRMVNASNLTRYS; this is translated from the exons ATGTCGATCAGACCGTTGTGGCCCGACTTGCGGCCGCGGGCGACCGACCCGCTGTGGTTCAACGCCGATAGACCCTGTGACGACGAGAGCGAGGTCGCCGCTCTCGAAGCCGAGCACCAGGCCTGG CGGGATCATGTGCGGGTGCAGGGCTACGAGCACATTCCGATCGGCAAGACG TTCAGAGGATCGGAgggggaggaagaggaagaggaggaggaggagggcgAGGGCGAAGAGGAGGACGAGTCGGATACCcacgaggaagaggaggaggagctCGACGAGATCGACATGGAAGTCAGTTATTCTCATCATCCGCAGAGGTCTAGTCCGACGGACACGGTGACCGCTCCCGTATCCATCCGGATGGTCAACGCATCGAATTTAACTCGTTATTCTTAA